The Methylomarinum sp. Ch1-1 genome contains the following window.
GAGGTTGCAAACCTCGTCCTGCTCAGGCGCCTTCCGGGGCGGGGGGGGGATTCAATCCGCTCCGAACTTTTGATCTTTAGCTTGGCGCGGGATATAAAGCTTCAGGACGAGGTTGCAAACCTCGTCCTGCTCAGTTAGCCATTGCTATACAAAAAGGGGACAGGCTACTTTAATGTCTGCATTTTCTACATTTCCGCCTTCCTTGGCGGTCAGAACAAAAATCGGTCATGCCGCGCACACTTCTTTCAGCGCGACCTGATGCCGCCTTAACCCTTGGTAATTTATGATTCTTTTATCCCGAACTGAGGTTGCTTAGGGCGGGGCGGGTTATTCAACCCGCTCCGAACGTTCGCTTATTAGCTTGGCGCGGGATATGAAGCTTCAGGACGAGGTTGCAAACCTCGTCCTGCTCAGTATCGGCCATGCCGCACGCAATAATATTGACTATGTGCTCGCGCCCTTATCCGAATTATTGTGCGCTGTAATGCGACTCGATGTATTTCTCCACCAACACTTGGAATTCCTCGGCGATTTTGTCGCCTTTCAGCGTGACCGTTTTAACACCGTCTTCATAAACCGGCGCTACCGGCGATTCGCCGGTGCCGGGCAGGCTGATGCCGATGTTGGCATTTTTGCTTTCTCCGGGACCGTTGACCACGCAGCCCATGACCGCGACTTCCATTTCTTCCACGCCGTGGTATTTGTTTTTCCAGATCGGCATCTGGTCGCGTAAATACGCTTGAATGTCCTGGGCCAGACGCTGAAAATAGTCGCTGGTGGTGCGTCCGCAGCCGGGACAGGCGATGACCAATGGCGTAAACGAGCGGAAGCCCATCGTTTGCAGCAGTTCTTGCGCAACCACGACTTCCTTGGTTCGGGCGGTGCCGGGTTCGGGCGTCAGCGAGATGCGTATGGTATCGCCGATGCCTTGCTGCATTAGCACGGCTAACGCGGCCGAGGAAGAAACGATGCCTTTCGAGCCCATGCCGGCCTCGGTCAGACCGAGATGTAGGGCGTAGTCGCAGCGTTCGGAAATATCCTGATAAATGCTGATCAGTTCCTGTACGTTGCTGATTTTGCAAGACAAAATGATCTTGTCTTTACCCAGGCCGTATTCTTGCGCCTTGGCGGCGCTTTCCAAAGCGGAAAGGACGATCGCTTCCCGGGTGATGGCCGGCAATTCCTGAGGATTGGCTTTTTTACGGTTTTCATCGAGCAGGCGGGTGAGTACCGATTGATCCAAGCTGCCGCCGTTGACGCCGATACGCACCGGTTTGTCGTAACGGCAGGCAAATTCAATCATTTGTTGGAACTGAGGATCGCGGTTCTTGCCACGACCAACATTGCCGGGGTTAATGCGGAATTTACTCAGTGCTTCGGCGCAAGCCGGGTATTTTTCCAGCAATTTGTGTCCATTGAAGTGAAAATCGCCGACGATGGGCACCGAAAAGCCTTTTTGATCCAGTTGGTTTCTGATTTCTGGCACCGCTTTGGCGGCTTCTTCGGTGTTGACCGTGACTCTGACGAGCTCTGAGCCGGCCATAGACAACTCAATGATTTGCTGTACCGTGCTTGCTATGTCCGCGGTATCGGTGTTTGTCATTGACTGAACGACGATCGGGGCGCCTCCACCCACTTTGACATCGCCGACCAGAACTTGTTGTGTTTGTTTTCTCGGGCTAATTGACATGATAAAAATTTAATTTTCAATAAATACGAAGTTATCTGAAAGAATTATGCTGAATTTACTATAATTCGATTTTCGAAATTATACTCCATACCGGATAGACAAAAGAGTTAAATTGTGCGGATAAATTATTTTTCTGACATTCACCTGGAATTTGGTGAGCTGGCAAAGCCGGAGAACGATGCCGAGTTGATTATTGCTGCCGGTGATATTGGTGTTTACGAGCAGGGAGTTGAATGGCTCAAGTCTTTGAACAAAAAGGTTGTTTATGTTGCCGGTAATCATGAGTTCTATGCGAACGAATACAATGACACCTTGAGAGTGATACGGGCGGGATGCGAGGGCAGTAATATCGTGTTTCTGGAAAACGAGATCTTGATTTATCAAGGTGTGCGTTTTTTAGGCTGTACCCTATGGGCGGACTTGTTTGCCGAGGGTGATGAGAAGGCGCTTGCCTTGGGAGCCAGTCTCAATGATTTTAGAAAGATCACCTATAAAGACTATGCCTTCAATCAAAAAATCTTCTCGAAACTGTATCAAAGATCCAGGCAGTGGCTGGTCGAGCAGTTGGAGCAGCCTTTTGAGGGTAAAACCGTTGTGATCACTCATCATGCTCCGACAGAATGGAGCTGGAATGATGCGCCAAGCGCATTGAAAAAATTGGCTTATTGCAATGATTTGAAGGAGTTGTTTCATCAGTATGAAATCGCCGCCTGGTTTCATGGTCATGTGCATAGTTTGGGCGATTACCGGATTGCCGGTGCGCGTATCTTAAGCAATCCCAGGGGCTATTATGGACGCAAATTGGTTGAGCAATTCGATGTTAATCGAACGGTGACTATATGATGACTGGCTTAGCACTGTAGAAAATGCCAAGTATTCAGTGTCATTCTGTACTTAGGCAGCAGGTCGTTGATTTCTCGGGACGCGTTCACCCAGCACCTAAATTCCATAGGTTAATGGCTGCGATAAATCATGTTCGTTTATTTAGGTGCTGGGTGAACGGCGTCTTCTGGAAGCGCTAACTGATACAGGTTGGTTTCTTAACCCTAACTCAGGTTAATTAAACAATGTAAAATTGATTGCGAATTGACGCTTAGCGCGGGTGTCTGCTTTTGTCGTTGCCGCAGAATTGACGTTGAGAATGGCGTGAAGTTGTGGTCTAATATTCAAGTTTTATGTCTTGAAGTGCCTCTTGTTTAAGCTGTTTGAAGCAAGAGGGTTGTTCGCTGCAACTTGTCTGGAGAGCAGGCTTATTCACTATGCAATTTAATATTAAAAAAGGTTTGGACTTACCCATAACGGGCGGGCCCGAACAGAAGATTAGCGAGGGTAACAAGGTTAATTCCGTTGCCGTCCTGGGGACGGAATATGTTGGCCTGAAACCCAAAATGATGGTCGCCGAAGGGGATAGCGTCAAACTTGGCCAGGTACTTTTTACCGATAAACAAAATCCTGGCGTCAATTTTACCGCTCCGGGGGCCGGAGTCGTAAAAGCCGTTAATCGTGGCGCTCGAAGAGCATTACAATCCGTTGTGATCGAGCTGAAGGGAAATGCCCAGGAATCGTTCAAACAATACAAGGATTCCGAGCTGGCATCGCTGACTTCAGATCAGGTTAAAGAAAACCTATTGGCCTCCGGGTTATGGACATCCTTTTTGACCCGTCCTTACGGAAAAGTTCCCGCCGCCGATAGCGCGCCGAATTCCATATTCGTCACGGCCATCGATACCCGCCCCCTGGCGGCCGACCCGACGGTCATTATCAATGAACGCGTGGCGGACTTCAATAACGGCCTCGCAGTGATCTCCAGATTGACCGATGGGAAAGTTTATTTATGCAAGGCCGGCGGCGCAGATGTCCCAGCTGGCGACGGTGTGGAAGTGGCCGAATTTTCCGGACCACATCCCGCAGGACTGCCGAGCACCCATATTCATTTCATCGATCCTGTGCACGCGGAAAAAACCGTTTGGCACATCGATTATCAGGCGGTGATGGCGATCGGCTCCTTATTCACCACCGGCAAAATTAATGTCGAACGCGTCGTTTCACTGGCCGGCCCAACGGTGAAGAAACCTCGATTGGTGCGCACCCGTGTCGGCGCGAATACCGATGACATCATTGCCGGTCAAGTCGATGACGGTGTGGAGAGTCGGGTTATCTCCGGTTCCGTATTGTATGGACATGAGGCGAAAGACTGGTCGGCATTCCTGGGCTGCTATAGCAATCAAGTCTCCGTGCTGAAAGAAGGTCGTGAACGCGAATTTTTCGGCTGGATCGTGCCCGGGAAAAACAAATATTCGGCGCTAAATGTTTATACATCGAGTAAAGATCGCAACAGCAATCGCCTGTTTCCGTTGACCACCGATAAAAACGGTAGTAACAGGGCGATTGTTCCGGTGGGCGTCTATGAGACCGTGATGCCTATGGATATTTTGGCGACACCGTTATTGAAGGCGCTGGTGGTTGGTGATACCGATCAGGGGCAGGCCTTAGGCTGTCTGGAACTGGATGAAGAAGATCTTTCTTTGTTTACCTTCGTCGATCCAGGCAAGCATGATTTTGCGCCGGTGCTGAGAGCGAATTTAACTAAAATTGAGAAGGAAGGATAAATGTCGGCTAGAGACTTTTTAGATAGCATAGAGCCGCATTTTACAACAGGTGGTAAGTTAGAGAAGTATTACGGTCTCTACGAGATGGTCGATACTTTTCTCTATACGCCCTCTGATGTAACACGCGGCAAAACCCATGTTCGTGATGGCAATGACCTGAAACGGACCATGACTTTTGTAGTCATTGCGACGTTCTTTTGCATCATGATGGCAATGTATAACACCGGTTATCAAGCCAACCTGGCGATGGAAGCGATGGGGCTGGAAAAGGCCAATAGTTGGCGCAGCATTCCAATGATGCTGTTTGGCTATAACCCGATGAATCCGCTTTCAAACTTCGTCCATGGCGCCTTGTATTTTCTGCCGATTTACATCGTCACATTGGCTGTCGGCGGTATCTGGGAAGTGTTGTTCGCTACCGTCCGAGGCCATGAAGTCAACGAGGGTTTCCTGGTTTCGTCGATGCTGTATACCTTGATCATGCCGCCCGATATGCCTTTATGGCAAGTCGCCCTGGGTATTTCCTTCGGTATCGTGATCGGCAAAGAAGTCTTCGGCGGCACCGGTAAAAACTTCCTGAATCCCGCCTTGACCGGACGTGCGTTCTTGTTCTTCGCTTATCCGGCTTCCATTTCAGGCGATTCGGTTTGGGTCGGGGTCGATGGTTATACCGCGGCGACACCATTAGGCCTGGCGGCGCAAGGCGGTTTGGATGCCGTTCAAAACGCCGGTTACGGCTGGTTTCAAACCTTCATGGGCTTCATGCCGGGTTCAATCGGTGAAACCTCGACGCTGGCTATTATTATCGGCGCGGCGTTTCTGCTCTATACCCGAGTCGCTTCCTACCGAATCATGGGCGGTGTGTTGATCGGTATGATCGCTACTACGGTGCTGTTCAACTCGATCGGCAGTGATAGCAATCCGATGTTCGCTTTCCCTTGGTATTGGCATCTGACCGTCGGCGGCTTTGCCTTCGGCATGGTCTATATGGCGACCGACCCGGTTAGTGCCGCGATGACTAATACCGGGCGCTGGATATTCGGTGCGTTGATCGGTGTGATGGTGGTGCTGGTTCGTGTTGTCAACCCGGCTTTCCCTGAAGGAATGATGTTGTCCATATTGTTTGCCAATATGTTCGCACCTGTTATTGATTATTTTGTCGTTCAGGCAAATGTTAGAAGAAGGATGAAGCGTCATGTCTAATGGAAACTTAAAAGAACGATTGGAAAATTGTGAACACTATCAGAAGTTCAATGCCTATAAGAATAAGGTGTTGGCGCTAAGTAACGAAAGCCTGGAAAAAACCATTGCCGTCGCCTTATCATTGTGTTTCGTCTGTGCGATTCTGGTGTCATTCGCGGCGGTTGCGTTAAGACCGATCCAAGCGACCAATAAAGCGATGGATATGAAGAAAAATATTCTCGATGTCGCTGGTTTATTGGGGGAAGGCGCCGATATACACCAGGAGTTCGCCGATAAGATCGAAGTTAAGTTGGTCGATATCGAAACGGGTGACTATGTCGAAGACATGGACCCTGCGCAGTATGATCAGCGTAAAGCGGCTAAGGATCCGGAACAAAATATCGCTATTCCATCGGAAAAGGATATCGCCAGCATCAGAACCAAGGCGAAAATCGCCAAGGTTTATCTGGTGAAGGAAGGAGATCAGTTGCAATCGATCATCCTGCCTATTCATGGTTATGGCCTATGGTCCACGATGTATGGTTTCTTGGCGCTGGAAGCGGATGGACAAACCGTCAAGAGCATCAACTTCTATGATCAGGCGGAAACCCCGGGGCTGGGCGGTGAAGTTGTGAATCCGAATTGGCGGGCCTTATGGCAGGGCAAGAAGGTTTACAACGAAGCCGGCGAGCCGGTGTTGACCCTGATTAAAGGCACCGTTGATGAGAGTAAACCGGGTTCCGAATATAAAGTCGATGGCTTGGCCGGTGCTACTTTGACCAGTAACGGTGTCAGCAACTTGATTAAATACTGGATGAGTGCCGAAGGATTCGCGCCTTATCTGGATAAGATTAGAAGCGAGGGCTAGGAGATCATCATGAGTGCTGTAATAAATAACGAAACTAAAAAAGTATTGACCGAACCGTTGGTCAATAACAATCCGATCACCTTACAGGTGCTGGGTATCTGTTCGGCATTGGCGGTGACTTCGCAAATGTCTACTTCACTGATCATGGCCATTGCGTTGACCTCGGTCACGGCCTGTTCCAGCGCCGCGATCAGTGCGATCAGGAACCATATTCCAGGCAGTATCCGTATTATCGTGCAAATGACGATTATTGCCTC
Protein-coding sequences here:
- the ispG gene encoding flavodoxin-dependent (E)-4-hydroxy-3-methylbut-2-enyl-diphosphate synthase, with product MSISPRKQTQQVLVGDVKVGGGAPIVVQSMTNTDTADIASTVQQIIELSMAGSELVRVTVNTEEAAKAVPEIRNQLDQKGFSVPIVGDFHFNGHKLLEKYPACAEALSKFRINPGNVGRGKNRDPQFQQMIEFACRYDKPVRIGVNGGSLDQSVLTRLLDENRKKANPQELPAITREAIVLSALESAAKAQEYGLGKDKIILSCKISNVQELISIYQDISERCDYALHLGLTEAGMGSKGIVSSSAALAVLMQQGIGDTIRISLTPEPGTARTKEVVVAQELLQTMGFRSFTPLVIACPGCGRTTSDYFQRLAQDIQAYLRDQMPIWKNKYHGVEEMEVAVMGCVVNGPGESKNANIGISLPGTGESPVAPVYEDGVKTVTLKGDKIAEEFQVLVEKYIESHYSAQ
- a CDS encoding metallophosphoesterase — its product is MRINYFSDIHLEFGELAKPENDAELIIAAGDIGVYEQGVEWLKSLNKKVVYVAGNHEFYANEYNDTLRVIRAGCEGSNIVFLENEILIYQGVRFLGCTLWADLFAEGDEKALALGASLNDFRKITYKDYAFNQKIFSKLYQRSRQWLVEQLEQPFEGKTVVITHHAPTEWSWNDAPSALKKLAYCNDLKELFHQYEIAAWFHGHVHSLGDYRIAGARILSNPRGYYGRKLVEQFDVNRTVTI
- a CDS encoding Na(+)-translocating NADH-quinone reductase subunit A, with protein sequence MQFNIKKGLDLPITGGPEQKISEGNKVNSVAVLGTEYVGLKPKMMVAEGDSVKLGQVLFTDKQNPGVNFTAPGAGVVKAVNRGARRALQSVVIELKGNAQESFKQYKDSELASLTSDQVKENLLASGLWTSFLTRPYGKVPAADSAPNSIFVTAIDTRPLAADPTVIINERVADFNNGLAVISRLTDGKVYLCKAGGADVPAGDGVEVAEFSGPHPAGLPSTHIHFIDPVHAEKTVWHIDYQAVMAIGSLFTTGKINVERVVSLAGPTVKKPRLVRTRVGANTDDIIAGQVDDGVESRVISGSVLYGHEAKDWSAFLGCYSNQVSVLKEGREREFFGWIVPGKNKYSALNVYTSSKDRNSNRLFPLTTDKNGSNRAIVPVGVYETVMPMDILATPLLKALVVGDTDQGQALGCLELDEEDLSLFTFVDPGKHDFAPVLRANLTKIEKEG
- a CDS encoding NADH:ubiquinone reductase (Na(+)-transporting) subunit B, which encodes MSARDFLDSIEPHFTTGGKLEKYYGLYEMVDTFLYTPSDVTRGKTHVRDGNDLKRTMTFVVIATFFCIMMAMYNTGYQANLAMEAMGLEKANSWRSIPMMLFGYNPMNPLSNFVHGALYFLPIYIVTLAVGGIWEVLFATVRGHEVNEGFLVSSMLYTLIMPPDMPLWQVALGISFGIVIGKEVFGGTGKNFLNPALTGRAFLFFAYPASISGDSVWVGVDGYTAATPLGLAAQGGLDAVQNAGYGWFQTFMGFMPGSIGETSTLAIIIGAAFLLYTRVASYRIMGGVLIGMIATTVLFNSIGSDSNPMFAFPWYWHLTVGGFAFGMVYMATDPVSAAMTNTGRWIFGALIGVMVVLVRVVNPAFPEGMMLSILFANMFAPVIDYFVVQANVRRRMKRHV
- a CDS encoding Na(+)-translocating NADH-quinone reductase subunit C, yielding MSNGNLKERLENCEHYQKFNAYKNKVLALSNESLEKTIAVALSLCFVCAILVSFAAVALRPIQATNKAMDMKKNILDVAGLLGEGADIHQEFADKIEVKLVDIETGDYVEDMDPAQYDQRKAAKDPEQNIAIPSEKDIASIRTKAKIAKVYLVKEGDQLQSIILPIHGYGLWSTMYGFLALEADGQTVKSINFYDQAETPGLGGEVVNPNWRALWQGKKVYNEAGEPVLTLIKGTVDESKPGSEYKVDGLAGATLTSNGVSNLIKYWMSAEGFAPYLDKIRSEG